In one Arthrobacter jinronghuae genomic region, the following are encoded:
- a CDS encoding ATP-binding cassette domain-containing protein, producing the protein MSDAALELKDISVHYGYARALEGVSLTVHAGEVVALLGDNGAGKSTLLKVMSGAHSPSSGQILVHGRPVDFKSPRDASGAGVQMVYQDLALVEAMDIAGNLTLGREQLMRGPLGWLGFLDHKAMRRESERELDELGIRTAPVTRPVEMLSGGQRQVIAIARASARLPEQGILLMDEPTAALGHEQTELVEELIKTLAARGTSIVVVTHNLPLAFAVSDRTVVLNRGRKVADTATGSVDKESVIGWITGASVQEGVLES; encoded by the coding sequence ATGAGTGACGCCGCATTGGAACTGAAGGACATCTCGGTCCACTACGGATATGCCCGTGCCCTGGAGGGAGTGTCCCTGACCGTCCATGCAGGTGAGGTAGTCGCGCTGTTGGGCGACAACGGTGCCGGCAAGTCGACGCTGCTGAAAGTCATGTCGGGTGCGCACAGCCCCAGTTCGGGGCAGATCCTCGTGCACGGGCGCCCGGTGGATTTCAAGTCGCCGAGGGATGCTTCCGGTGCCGGTGTCCAGATGGTGTATCAGGACCTCGCACTGGTGGAGGCGATGGATATCGCCGGGAACCTCACCCTGGGCCGGGAGCAACTCATGCGTGGGCCTCTCGGGTGGCTCGGGTTCCTCGACCACAAGGCGATGCGGCGTGAATCGGAGCGCGAACTCGACGAGTTGGGCATCCGGACGGCGCCGGTGACCCGCCCCGTCGAGATGCTGTCCGGTGGGCAGCGCCAGGTTATCGCCATTGCTCGGGCAAGCGCGCGCTTGCCCGAGCAGGGCATCCTCCTCATGGATGAGCCGACGGCTGCGCTCGGACACGAGCAGACCGAACTCGTCGAGGAGCTCATCAAGACCCTCGCTGCGCGCGGCACCTCGATTGTCGTAGTCACCCACAACCTTCCACTCGCCTTCGCCGTGTCCGACCGCACCGTCGTCCTCAACCGCGGGCGCAAGGTGGCAGACACTGCGACGGGGTCAGTCGACAAGGAAAGCGTTATCGGCTGGATCACGGGCGCCTCCGTCCAAGAGGGTGTCCTGGAGTCCTGA
- a CDS encoding ABC transporter permease, with protein MALVTRADTVSQLSPNNALPWKIRGLLLIRDQGLLALFLAIIAVFAFWGAPYFLTLPTAISILNAAAIASIFAAGVAVGIMTGVLDLSVPGTAALAGVVTGRLLQEGLPVGAAIMCGLLVGLVVGLVNAVVVLRGFNPLIVTIAMLSVLSGASLLIAGSYNISGLTQLVFMGTRTYFGIPAPVYIAVVLFIILTVFLNFTRGGTRLLAVGGSAEAARRVGIAVNWYRILGFAISGLCAALGGIVTAAYITTAVPSASVGTVFTAMTAVALAGVPFVGGRGSLPRVGLGVIVVATISAGLLLAKVPADWSSVVTGVLLVGGLGLNMWTANTTSKLLLASGDDGAKRGTR; from the coding sequence ATGGCGCTTGTTACCCGGGCCGACACGGTGAGTCAGCTCTCGCCGAACAACGCCCTGCCGTGGAAGATCCGTGGGCTGCTCCTGATCCGTGACCAAGGCCTCCTGGCACTCTTCCTCGCGATCATCGCCGTCTTCGCGTTCTGGGGGGCACCGTACTTCCTCACCCTGCCCACCGCTATCTCGATATTGAACGCGGCAGCGATCGCGAGCATCTTCGCCGCGGGTGTCGCTGTGGGGATCATGACGGGAGTGCTGGACCTCTCGGTGCCTGGCACAGCCGCATTGGCCGGCGTCGTCACCGGGCGCCTCCTTCAGGAGGGGCTGCCGGTGGGGGCGGCTATCATGTGCGGCTTGCTGGTGGGACTCGTCGTGGGTCTTGTCAACGCCGTGGTCGTACTCCGGGGGTTCAATCCCCTCATCGTCACCATCGCCATGCTCAGCGTGCTCAGCGGTGCATCGCTCCTGATCGCCGGCAGTTACAACATCTCGGGGCTCACCCAGCTGGTGTTCATGGGAACGCGGACATACTTCGGCATTCCCGCACCGGTGTACATCGCGGTGGTCCTCTTCATTATCCTCACTGTGTTCCTCAATTTCACCCGCGGGGGGACACGTCTGCTGGCCGTCGGCGGCAGCGCCGAGGCCGCCCGCCGCGTCGGCATCGCGGTTAACTGGTACCGCATCCTCGGCTTCGCGATCTCGGGTCTGTGCGCAGCCCTCGGAGGAATCGTGACGGCGGCGTACATCACGACCGCGGTCCCGAGCGCCAGCGTGGGCACCGTCTTCACCGCAATGACAGCTGTTGCGCTGGCGGGGGTGCCGTTCGTCGGTGGGCGGGGGAGCCTCCCCAGGGTCGGTCTCGGCGTGATTGTGGTAGCGACGATCTCTGCCGGACTGTTGCTGGCGAAGGTGCCGGCGGACTGGTCTTCGGTGGTGACGGGCGTGCTGCTGGTCGGCGGTCTCGGACTGAACATGTGGACGGCAAACACAACGTCAAAGCTCCTTCTCGCCAGTGGCGACGACGGCGCGAAAAGAGGAACACGATGA
- a CDS encoding substrate-binding domain-containing protein: MKNTRVLTIAGTALAVSLLTLPGCAASEEAAAEPAGSAGAESKGEIAFFTPSSQIDVVAALADGVVEYFEGEGYTVTIQDAGFDAVKQAQQIQQAIDTRSIVGAWIMPVAPETAAQSLAALQAAKIPVVVEGPPMSVGLEGPQPGIAFDEPDFMKYGTMIGDTAAKCAVDGEGREALFLMPPDAAGGTEQVIGAIENSFAAGAPDVPIVATGEAADISSAQTTVSQLLIANPDANVIIAASDETALGAAGAFKAANKTPACIVAGGGGDGAVAAQEAGDITAVVSWDYSSAVDEAGADLIRLISDPTSQGGIIETPVKATGGN, from the coding sequence ATGAAGAATACTCGCGTCCTCACAATCGCAGGCACCGCGCTCGCGGTCAGCCTGTTGACCCTTCCCGGATGCGCCGCATCCGAGGAAGCGGCTGCCGAGCCCGCCGGTTCCGCCGGCGCTGAGTCGAAGGGAGAGATTGCCTTCTTCACTCCGTCCTCCCAGATCGACGTCGTCGCGGCGCTAGCCGACGGCGTGGTCGAGTACTTCGAGGGTGAGGGTTACACCGTCACCATCCAGGACGCGGGCTTCGACGCGGTGAAGCAGGCCCAGCAGATTCAGCAGGCCATCGACACGCGCAGCATCGTGGGGGCGTGGATCATGCCCGTGGCGCCTGAGACCGCCGCTCAGAGCCTCGCGGCGCTGCAGGCGGCGAAGATTCCCGTGGTTGTGGAGGGTCCGCCCATGTCGGTCGGGTTGGAGGGGCCTCAGCCGGGAATTGCGTTCGACGAGCCGGACTTCATGAAGTACGGGACGATGATCGGCGACACCGCAGCGAAGTGCGCCGTTGACGGCGAAGGGCGCGAGGCGCTGTTCCTGATGCCGCCTGACGCCGCCGGCGGCACAGAGCAGGTCATCGGTGCCATCGAGAATTCCTTTGCAGCCGGAGCCCCGGACGTCCCCATCGTCGCGACCGGCGAGGCTGCGGACATTTCGAGTGCACAGACCACCGTCTCGCAGCTCCTCATCGCCAACCCCGATGCGAACGTCATCATTGCGGCGAGCGACGAGACCGCGCTCGGTGCGGCGGGTGCCTTCAAGGCTGCCAACAAGACCCCGGCCTGCATCGTGGCCGGCGGCGGCGGTGACGGGGCCGTGGCCGCGCAGGAGGCCGGAGACATCACGGCTGTCGTCAGCTGGGACTACTCCAGCGCCGTTGACGAGGCCGGAGCAGACCTCATTCGCCTGATCTCTGACCCCACATCCCAGGGCGGGATCATCGAGACTCCGGTTAAGGCTACGGGCGGTAACTGA
- a CDS encoding DoxX family protein, with amino-acid sequence MSALKKVLALAARPAPPTSKPRRWAAVGLGTFLAFAGTSHLTFARQEFQAQVPDWVPLNEDAVVLFSGVAEISLGAALILLRKRRVPVGLAAAAFFIAIFPGNISQYVTHTDAFGLESDGARLARLFFQPPLVLWALWSTGAWKALRAGLKG; translated from the coding sequence ATGTCCGCCCTGAAGAAGGTCCTTGCCCTTGCCGCCCGCCCCGCGCCGCCGACGTCGAAACCACGCCGCTGGGCCGCCGTCGGACTTGGGACGTTCCTGGCCTTCGCCGGCACCTCGCACCTGACCTTTGCCCGGCAGGAATTCCAGGCGCAGGTGCCGGACTGGGTCCCGCTGAACGAGGACGCCGTGGTGCTGTTCTCCGGCGTGGCCGAAATCAGCCTGGGCGCGGCCCTGATCCTGCTGCGGAAGCGGCGGGTGCCGGTGGGCCTGGCTGCGGCTGCGTTCTTCATCGCGATCTTTCCGGGCAACATTTCCCAGTACGTGACGCATACGGACGCATTCGGTCTGGAGTCCGACGGCGCCCGACTGGCCCGGCTGTTCTTCCAGCCGCCACTGGTGCTGTGGGCACTCTGGTCCACCGGTGCGTGGAAGGCGCTGCGGGCGGGGCTGAAGGGCTAG
- a CDS encoding M20 metallopeptidase family protein — MFVQEAQAILPELVALRRELHRDPETGINLPRTQEKVLAALEGLGLEITLGVKTTSVVAVLRGAEPGPTVLLRGDMDALPVSELTDLDYASTNGAMHACGHDLHVAGLVGAARLLSAQQQDLSGNVIFMFQPGEEGHDGASLMIDEGVLDAAGERPVAAYGIHVRPGPLGVFRTKPGTLMAGANELRITVKGSGGHSSQPQTAIDPVPALTEIATALQTMATRRFSAFDPIVLTVTQLSAGEAINVIPDTASLGASVRTLSEESLDRVIVESKALAEGIAAAHGCSAEVDFTIRYPVTCNDPDRTREAVTGLRQIFGEDRVLESRDPLMGSEDFSLVLNEVPGTFIFLGATPPSVNPVTAAWNHSPRVVFDDSVLGDQAAALAQLAYNRLT, encoded by the coding sequence ATGTTTGTACAGGAAGCACAGGCGATCCTGCCTGAACTGGTGGCCCTGCGGCGGGAGCTGCACCGGGATCCGGAGACCGGAATCAACCTGCCCCGCACCCAGGAAAAGGTCCTCGCCGCCCTTGAGGGACTGGGCCTGGAAATCACCCTGGGCGTGAAGACCACCTCCGTGGTCGCCGTGCTCCGCGGCGCCGAGCCCGGGCCCACCGTCCTGCTGCGCGGGGATATGGACGCGCTGCCGGTGAGCGAGCTGACCGATCTGGACTATGCCTCCACCAACGGCGCCATGCACGCCTGCGGCCATGACCTGCACGTCGCCGGCCTGGTCGGCGCTGCCCGGCTGCTCAGCGCCCAGCAGCAGGACCTCTCCGGCAACGTGATCTTTATGTTCCAGCCAGGGGAGGAGGGCCACGACGGCGCGAGCCTGATGATTGACGAGGGAGTGCTCGACGCCGCGGGGGAACGTCCCGTAGCCGCCTACGGCATCCACGTCCGGCCCGGCCCGCTGGGAGTCTTCCGCACCAAGCCCGGCACGCTGATGGCCGGCGCGAACGAACTGCGGATCACCGTGAAGGGCTCCGGCGGGCACAGCTCGCAGCCGCAGACGGCCATCGACCCCGTTCCGGCCCTCACCGAAATCGCCACGGCGCTGCAGACCATGGCCACCCGCCGGTTCTCCGCCTTCGACCCGATCGTGCTTACCGTGACCCAGCTTTCCGCAGGGGAAGCGATCAACGTCATCCCGGATACGGCCAGCCTCGGCGCCTCGGTCCGTACCCTCTCGGAGGAATCCCTGGACCGGGTGATCGTGGAATCCAAGGCGCTCGCCGAGGGCATCGCCGCCGCGCACGGCTGCAGCGCGGAGGTGGACTTCACCATCCGCTACCCCGTCACCTGCAACGATCCCGACCGGACCCGGGAAGCCGTCACCGGGCTGCGGCAGATCTTCGGCGAGGACCGGGTGCTGGAATCCCGCGATCCGCTGATGGGATCGGAGGACTTTTCGCTGGTGCTCAACGAGGTCCCCGGCACCTTCATCTTCCTCGGTGCGACGCCGCCGTCGGTCAATCCGGTCACCGCCGCCTGGAACCATTCGCCCCGGGTGGTTTTTGATGACTCGGTGCTGGGGGACCAGGCCGCCGCCCTGGCGCAGCTGGCCTACAACCGGCTCACCTAG
- a CDS encoding DUF6507 family protein: MSYDIDVPSLQAILMAVATEGTALHDAVNAAKTGGDDTAGQFGTATEVAEAFTSFWTPRADVGQRISSLVFRKAETVAVATQAFLVGDDEMHYNAHSIMTRVDTGYVPPLFRPQPLTPLD; this comes from the coding sequence ATGTCTTACGACATAGATGTTCCGTCGTTGCAGGCCATACTGATGGCTGTGGCCACGGAGGGCACGGCGCTCCACGACGCCGTCAACGCAGCCAAAACCGGCGGGGATGACACCGCTGGCCAGTTCGGTACCGCAACGGAAGTGGCGGAAGCCTTTACCTCGTTCTGGACTCCGCGCGCCGACGTGGGCCAGAGGATATCCAGCCTGGTCTTCCGGAAGGCAGAGACAGTTGCCGTGGCTACCCAGGCATTTCTGGTCGGAGACGATGAGATGCACTACAACGCCCACAGCATCATGACGCGGGTAGACACCGGCTATGTTCCCCCGCTTTTCCGCCCCCAACCGCTGACCCCGTTGGACTAG
- a CDS encoding sensor histidine kinase: protein MIETMAFDTADAGSEQHARTRPGWLARLPWRTGEDWERPGPTVAQQRHDVIGTLVVLLVSALVMEVSRGIGALAGETRPIWLQHLALALIILPLAVRRRYPVAVMLVCSAAFLGLGLLVPMVATQTSFQAAYFASLYTAVAWAKDRRMLWLGTTVVIAVMALWIILAFTVSSAYDGMLERVMEGDDTYRGFLPPLASLALYNFAINAAFFGGAIMFGMSAWRSAHQRELLVKQSAQLEIQATELARQAVLDERLRIARELHDVVAHHIAVIGVQAGAARRVLEKKPEATAGALQTIEASSREAVEQMRSLLGVLRAGEEPGSESDGGARRTPEPGLADLPALVAEHGQLGLSVSYHRSEDVPGSLDRVPAPLGLSIYRTVQESLANVRRHSTAGSAVVALRTGTTGTGNSWVEVETVDNGRPRTGSTAGSGFGIRGIRERADLHGGTTEIGPRSGGGWRVRVRFPLH from the coding sequence ATGATCGAGACCATGGCCTTCGACACGGCCGACGCCGGGTCGGAACAGCACGCACGGACCCGGCCCGGCTGGCTCGCCCGCCTCCCCTGGCGAACCGGGGAGGACTGGGAACGCCCGGGGCCTACCGTCGCGCAGCAGCGCCACGACGTCATCGGAACCCTGGTCGTGTTGCTGGTCTCCGCTCTCGTTATGGAGGTGAGCCGCGGAATCGGTGCCCTCGCCGGGGAAACCCGGCCCATCTGGCTCCAGCATCTGGCGCTGGCCCTGATCATCCTGCCCTTGGCGGTGCGCCGCCGTTACCCGGTGGCCGTGATGCTGGTCTGCAGCGCCGCGTTCCTGGGCCTGGGACTGCTGGTGCCCATGGTTGCCACGCAGACGAGCTTCCAGGCTGCCTATTTCGCGTCGCTCTACACCGCCGTGGCCTGGGCGAAGGACCGCAGGATGCTCTGGCTCGGCACCACCGTGGTCATTGCCGTGATGGCACTGTGGATTATCCTTGCCTTCACCGTCTCCTCCGCCTATGACGGCATGCTGGAACGGGTCATGGAGGGCGATGACACCTACCGCGGTTTCCTGCCGCCGCTGGCATCCCTGGCGCTCTACAACTTCGCCATCAACGCCGCTTTCTTCGGCGGAGCCATTATGTTCGGCATGAGCGCCTGGCGCAGCGCGCACCAGCGCGAGCTGCTGGTCAAACAGTCCGCCCAGCTGGAAATCCAGGCGACGGAACTGGCCCGGCAGGCGGTGCTGGATGAGCGGCTGCGCATCGCCCGGGAACTGCACGACGTCGTCGCGCACCACATCGCGGTGATCGGTGTCCAGGCCGGCGCAGCCCGGCGGGTGCTGGAGAAGAAACCCGAGGCCACCGCGGGCGCCCTGCAGACCATCGAGGCATCCTCCCGCGAAGCAGTGGAACAGATGCGTTCCCTGCTGGGCGTACTCCGCGCGGGCGAGGAACCGGGATCGGAGTCCGACGGCGGTGCGCGGCGAACCCCCGAGCCCGGCCTCGCGGACCTCCCGGCACTGGTGGCAGAGCACGGGCAACTGGGCCTGTCCGTGTCCTACCACCGGTCCGAAGACGTGCCCGGCTCGCTGGACCGGGTCCCCGCACCGCTGGGCCTCTCGATTTACCGCACCGTCCAGGAGTCCCTCGCCAACGTCCGCCGCCACTCCACCGCAGGCTCCGCCGTCGTCGCACTCCGCACGGGCACCACGGGGACCGGCAACAGCTGGGTGGAGGTGGAGACCGTGGACAACGGCAGGCCGCGCACCGGCAGCACCGCGGGGTCCGGCTTCGGCATCCGCGGTATCCGCGAACGGGCCGACCTGCACGGCGGCACCACCGAAATCGGACCGCGTTCCGGCGGCGGCTGGCGCGTCCGGGTCCGGTTTCCGCTGCACTGA
- a CDS encoding response regulator transcription factor: protein MEPIRVLLADDQALLRAGFAMMLSVEDEIEVVGQAANGAEAVDFAAAHPVDIILMDVQMPVLDGIRATEQVVRAGTAKVIILTTFERDDYLFDAISAGASGFLLKNSDPDDLVAAVHAVAGGHALLAPEMTVRVIERFARQLHAEAAGAAAHPNGRPTATPAAVGTRPPSGSAQQQKLLDSLTSREREVLVNVAAGRSNAEIAAGMFVAEATVKTHVSNLLGKIQVRDRVQAVVFAYESGLILPGDKPAAG from the coding sequence ATGGAACCGATCCGCGTTCTGCTGGCTGATGACCAGGCCCTGCTGCGGGCGGGCTTTGCCATGATGCTCTCAGTGGAGGACGAAATCGAGGTGGTGGGCCAGGCCGCCAACGGCGCCGAAGCCGTGGACTTTGCCGCCGCACACCCCGTGGACATCATCCTCATGGACGTGCAGATGCCGGTCCTGGACGGGATCCGGGCCACCGAGCAGGTGGTGCGGGCCGGCACCGCGAAGGTCATCATCCTCACCACCTTTGAACGCGACGACTACCTTTTTGATGCCATCAGCGCCGGTGCCAGCGGCTTCCTGCTGAAGAACTCCGACCCGGACGACCTGGTGGCAGCGGTCCACGCCGTCGCCGGCGGCCACGCCCTGCTGGCACCGGAGATGACGGTGCGGGTCATCGAACGCTTTGCCCGGCAGCTGCACGCAGAGGCTGCCGGCGCGGCTGCCCACCCAAACGGCCGCCCAACCGCCACCCCCGCCGCCGTCGGGACCCGTCCGCCGTCGGGGTCCGCTCAGCAGCAGAAACTGCTGGACTCGCTGACTTCCCGCGAGCGCGAAGTGCTCGTGAACGTTGCCGCGGGCCGGAGCAACGCCGAGATCGCGGCCGGGATGTTCGTGGCCGAGGCGACCGTCAAGACCCATGTCTCCAACCTGCTGGGCAAGATCCAGGTCCGGGACCGGGTGCAGGCAGTGGTGTTCGCCTACGAGTCCGGCCTCATCCTCCCGGGGGACAAACCGGCCGCCGGCTGA
- a CDS encoding ABC transporter ATP-binding protein: MLQVRNLTRRFGDKTAVDDVTFDIPSGRMTGFVGANGAGKTTTMRMIMGVLTATAGDVLLDGAPVTAAQRAQFGYMPEERGLYPKQPIIDQLVYLGQLHRMSQSSARREAMELLDRFNLADRSKDKLESLSLGNQQRVQIAASLLHRPTALILDEPFSGLDPIAVDSMVELLRERTAAGVPVLFSSHQLDLVDRLCDNLVVLQGGRLMAAGSGDELRATAPRRHRIMVSPDAGWLREETGLTVIDVAGPSALVEFDDDAHAQRTLAAALSRGTVQEFAPIRPSLSDIYREVTA, from the coding sequence ATGCTGCAGGTCCGCAATCTCACCCGACGCTTCGGGGACAAAACCGCCGTCGACGACGTCACGTTCGACATTCCGTCCGGCCGCATGACCGGCTTCGTCGGCGCGAACGGCGCCGGTAAAACCACCACCATGCGCATGATCATGGGCGTCCTGACCGCCACGGCCGGCGATGTGCTGCTGGACGGGGCCCCCGTAACCGCCGCGCAGCGCGCACAGTTCGGATACATGCCCGAAGAGCGCGGCCTCTACCCCAAGCAGCCCATCATCGACCAGCTGGTCTACCTCGGCCAGCTGCACCGGATGAGCCAGTCCTCGGCCCGGCGCGAGGCAATGGAACTGCTGGACCGGTTTAATCTGGCCGACCGGAGCAAGGACAAGCTCGAATCGCTCTCCCTGGGCAACCAGCAGCGCGTGCAGATCGCCGCCTCACTGCTGCACCGTCCCACCGCCCTGATCCTGGACGAGCCGTTCTCCGGCCTGGACCCGATCGCCGTCGACTCCATGGTGGAGCTGCTGCGCGAACGGACCGCCGCCGGTGTCCCGGTACTGTTCTCCAGCCACCAGCTGGACCTGGTGGACCGGCTCTGCGACAACCTGGTGGTCCTGCAGGGCGGGCGCCTCATGGCTGCCGGCAGCGGCGACGAACTTCGTGCCACGGCACCCCGCCGCCACCGCATCATGGTCTCCCCCGACGCCGGCTGGCTGCGCGAGGAAACCGGACTCACCGTCATCGACGTCGCCGGTCCCTCCGCACTCGTGGAGTTCGACGACGACGCGCACGCCCAGCGCACCCTGGCCGCCGCCCTCTCCCGCGGCACGGTGCAGGAATTCGCCCCCATCCGCCCGTCCCTGAGCGACATCTACCGTGAGGTGACAGCATGA
- a CDS encoding ABC transporter permease, with product MSTETRTPVAKPGQAPEAPDTTPAWAIVTLREVMVKMRDRTYLLSTVATLVLIVGTILFNAYMSSRGSDHTVAVADTAATEIITAADAAGQEGDGNTTFEAVTADSPEAALQLVRDEEADAALIQDDDGSWTLTGKDEIGSGIRGPVSEALTSYVISANAAAAGTTAAELTAGSELEEALLEGDAEQAGIAAAVGFAFSFLFYMATIIFGLAIATSVLEEKQNRVVEILATAIPIRQLLYGKVIGNTVLAVVQLALYGGAALLALNLTGTADMVGSIIPISGWFLVFFLIGFLILAAGWAMLGSMASRSEDLNSSSTPVMAVIFAALFAGMFAKGQLLVIASFVPVISSVAMPIRMLSSEVPLWQTFASLAIALAAAYALLGFAAKIYRRAVLQSGGSLTLRKAMKLEQ from the coding sequence ATGAGCACCGAAACCCGCACTCCCGTAGCCAAACCCGGACAGGCACCCGAGGCCCCGGATACCACGCCGGCCTGGGCAATCGTGACGCTGCGCGAAGTCATGGTCAAGATGCGTGACCGCACCTACCTGCTGTCCACAGTCGCGACCCTGGTCCTCATCGTGGGCACGATCCTGTTCAACGCCTATATGTCATCCCGCGGCTCGGACCATACCGTGGCTGTGGCAGATACCGCTGCCACGGAGATCATCACCGCCGCCGATGCCGCCGGCCAGGAGGGAGACGGGAACACCACCTTCGAAGCCGTAACGGCAGACTCCCCCGAAGCCGCCCTGCAGCTGGTCCGCGATGAAGAAGCCGACGCGGCCCTGATTCAGGACGATGACGGCAGCTGGACCCTGACCGGGAAGGACGAAATCGGTTCCGGGATCCGCGGACCTGTCTCCGAGGCCCTGACCAGCTACGTCATCAGTGCCAACGCCGCTGCGGCCGGCACCACCGCAGCGGAGCTGACCGCCGGCAGCGAGCTCGAAGAAGCGCTGCTGGAAGGCGACGCCGAGCAGGCCGGAATCGCGGCCGCCGTCGGCTTCGCGTTCAGCTTCCTCTTCTACATGGCCACGATCATCTTCGGCCTGGCGATCGCAACCTCCGTGCTGGAGGAAAAGCAGAACCGGGTGGTGGAAATCCTCGCCACCGCCATCCCCATCCGCCAGCTCCTCTACGGCAAGGTGATCGGCAACACCGTCCTGGCCGTGGTGCAGCTGGCACTCTACGGCGGGGCGGCTCTCCTGGCGCTGAACCTCACCGGTACCGCGGACATGGTGGGCTCCATCATTCCGATCTCGGGCTGGTTCCTGGTCTTCTTCCTGATCGGGTTCCTGATCCTGGCCGCCGGCTGGGCGATGCTCGGCTCCATGGCCAGCCGTTCAGAGGACCTGAACAGCAGCTCCACCCCGGTGATGGCGGTCATCTTCGCCGCCCTGTTTGCCGGCATGTTCGCCAAGGGGCAGCTGCTGGTCATCGCCTCGTTTGTGCCGGTGATTTCCTCAGTGGCCATGCCTATCCGGATGCTCAGCTCGGAGGTGCCGCTCTGGCAGACCTTCGCTTCGCTGGCCATCGCGCTAGCCGCTGCCTACGCCCTGCTGGGCTTTGCCGCGAAGATCTACCGGCGGGCCGTGCTGCAGAGCGGAGGCTCGCTGACGCTGCGCAAGGCCATGAAGCTGGAGCAGTAG
- a CDS encoding acyl-CoA synthetase produces MENQGLGSWIHRRRLKSAGRTALVFQGRGISYTELDERINRLAQALRAAGVDHGSRVAFLGDNHPAFLETFFAAGTLGAVFVPLNTRLAPPEIQFALQDSGSSVLVYTGALARLAQLGSAGTSVTVRLEVADGAASADGGAQAGGAASADGPAAAEEGGSGGSGGENVSDFDAVIAAASPDRLDLPVGGDDGAMILYTSGTTGRPKGALLSHANLAWNCYNVLVDYDVSGTEVALMISPMFHVASLDMGVLPVLLKGGTVVLETRFEPGRTLAAIEQYAATYISGVPTTYQMLCEHPDWDKRDISSLTTITCGGSAVPLRVLEAYEARGLSFSNGYGMTETAPGATALPAARSREKAGSAGLPHFFTDVRITGPDGGVLPAGEVGEIQISGPNVVRSYWNRPDATAEAYAEDAWFRSGDMGYFDDDGYLFISDRLKDMIISGGENIYPAEVEQIIAELEAVAAVAVIGVPDSRWGEVPRAVISLREGYTLTAEEVQEHLFGRLARYKVPRSVTMVEDFPRTASGKIRKAELRRQYPD; encoded by the coding sequence ATGGAGAACCAGGGGCTGGGATCGTGGATACACCGCCGGCGCCTGAAGTCCGCCGGCCGGACGGCGCTGGTCTTCCAGGGTCGGGGCATCAGCTACACGGAGCTGGACGAGCGGATCAACCGGCTGGCACAGGCATTGCGGGCAGCCGGTGTGGACCACGGCTCCCGGGTGGCTTTCCTCGGGGATAACCATCCCGCATTCCTGGAGACGTTTTTCGCCGCCGGAACGCTGGGCGCCGTCTTTGTTCCGTTGAACACCCGCCTGGCGCCGCCCGAGATTCAGTTTGCGCTGCAGGATTCGGGCAGTTCGGTGCTGGTGTACACCGGTGCGCTCGCGCGGCTGGCGCAGCTGGGGTCAGCCGGCACCTCGGTGACGGTGCGGCTGGAGGTGGCCGACGGCGCGGCGTCGGCCGACGGCGGCGCGCAGGCCGGCGGCGCGGCGTCGGCCGACGGTCCGGCAGCGGCCGAGGAGGGCGGATCGGGCGGATCGGGCGGAGAAAATGTGTCCGACTTCGACGCCGTGATCGCCGCGGCATCCCCGGACCGGCTGGACCTGCCGGTCGGGGGAGACGACGGCGCGATGATCCTCTACACCTCCGGCACCACCGGCCGGCCCAAAGGCGCCCTGCTGTCCCACGCCAACCTGGCCTGGAACTGCTACAACGTGCTGGTGGACTATGACGTGTCCGGGACGGAGGTCGCACTGATGATCTCCCCGATGTTCCATGTCGCTTCCCTGGACATGGGCGTCCTGCCGGTGCTCCTCAAGGGCGGGACGGTGGTGCTGGAAACCAGGTTCGAACCGGGACGCACGCTTGCCGCGATTGAACAGTATGCAGCCACCTACATCAGCGGCGTGCCCACCACGTACCAGATGCTGTGTGAACATCCGGACTGGGACAAGCGGGACATCAGCTCGTTGACCACCATCACCTGCGGCGGATCCGCGGTGCCCCTGCGGGTCCTGGAAGCCTATGAAGCCCGCGGCCTGTCCTTCTCCAACGGCTACGGAATGACCGAAACGGCCCCGGGAGCCACGGCGCTTCCGGCCGCCCGGTCCAGGGAAAAGGCCGGTTCCGCCGGATTGCCGCACTTCTTTACGGACGTTCGGATCACGGGTCCGGACGGCGGGGTGCTCCCGGCGGGTGAGGTGGGGGAGATCCAGATTTCCGGCCCCAACGTCGTCCGCTCCTATTGGAACCGGCCCGACGCCACTGCGGAAGCCTATGCGGAGGACGCTTGGTTCCGGTCGGGGGACATGGGCTATTTCGACGACGACGGGTACCTGTTCATATCCGACCGGCTCAAGGACATGATCATCTCCGGCGGGGAAAACATTTATCCGGCCGAGGTCGAGCAGATTATTGCGGAACTGGAGGCCGTGGCAGCCGTTGCCGTGATCGGGGTGCCGGACAGCAGATGGGGTGAAGTTCCCCGCGCGGTCATCAGCCTGCGGGAGGGATACACGCTGACGGCCGAAGAAGTGCAGGAACACCTCTTCGGCCGCCTGGCCCGGTACAAGGTGCCGCGCAGCGTGACGATGGTGGAGGACTTTCCCCGGACGGCGAGCGGAAAGATCCGCAAGGCCGAGCTGCGCCGGCAATACCCGGACTGA